A window of Candidatus Polarisedimenticolia bacterium genomic DNA:
ACCCAGGAGCGCAGGCCGCGCACGAAGCGGTTGCGCTCGGGGAGCGAGCGCAGGTGCCCCACCACGCGCGCGTCGAGGAGCGAGAAGTCGCCCGAGTCGAGCGGGATGTCGATGTTGCTGATGCGACGTAGCAGGCGGTAGAAGATCGCGTACGCGGCGCGCTTCAGCGGCCCTTCCTTGCGCTGGCGGCGCACCGCGCACACGACGTCGTACCCCTCGCTCCACCGCGCCAGGAGGTCGGGGACCACCTCGGGAGGGTCCTGCAGGTCCGAGTCCATCACCACCGAGGCGTCGCCGTCGGCGTGCGCCAGCCCGGCGCTGATCGAAATCTGGTGGCCGAAGTTGCGGGAGAACGACAGCACCCTCACCCGCCGGTCGGAGGCCGCAAGGGCCCGCAGCCGATCGAGGGTGCCGTCCCGGCTGCCGTCGTTGATGAAATAAAAGACGTACGGGATGCCGCGGCCGTTCAGGGTCTCCGACAACCTCCGGTACAGCTCGGCGACGTTCTCCTCTTCGTTGTAGAAGGGGACGACGACACTGAGGTGCGAGGCCAGTCGGCGCGGCGGATTCATCCAGGCTCCTAGGCTCCCGGCGAAGCGGCT
This region includes:
- a CDS encoding glycosyltransferase family 2 protein, which encodes MNPPRRLASHLSVVVPFYNEEENVAELYRRLSETLNGRGIPYVFYFINDGSRDGTLDRLRALAASDRRVRVLSFSRNFGHQISISAGLAHADGDASVVMDSDLQDPPEVVPDLLARWSEGYDVVCAVRRQRKEGPLKRAAYAIFYRLLRRISNIDIPLDSGDFSLLDARVVGHLRSLPERNRFVRGLRSWVGFRRTEIEYERMERRSGEPKYRIRHLMKLALDGFFAFSTVPLQVSTWIGFMAAGLGFLYLLFAFISHLLYQTPAGWTSLAAIVLFLGGTQLILLGILGEYVGRIYEEVKQRPLYIVEEAIGFPHEAPQPVSHTTETRS